A genomic region of Lytechinus pictus isolate F3 Inbred chromosome 2, Lp3.0, whole genome shotgun sequence contains the following coding sequences:
- the LOC129275981 gene encoding transmembrane protein 231-like: MAVLELFSSPIRTRYNASICTKATIFAVLAFLFTVIPPFLIAYRSEGFWIKQAYYREQPDVKFKHQILLILQTDSQTSYITWSTYLNFNLLEQANLRIPLVKSREEDSNRDGKNDKFIFSIEVPVLDSEKVHGAQLIFIFDYRLYRFSDVRMEAMAYVSHTSAIAGAELNMDGDLHLRLKQPLAHKGYDTRYDVPIIDSTSVFAEDYTFSKIFASYQQRNISTRFECDYPIWLTGRGAGQPFTIKGTIYYPEETIVYIPGFWQVIKYGWIQYLSVLFLFIFLMERVKAFVFENQIVNTIVQHPVPLTYKNHFT; encoded by the exons ATGGCGGTTCTGGAGCTTTTTTCGAGTCCAATTCGGACAAGATATAATGCCAGTATTTGCACCAAAGCTACTATATTTGCTGTATTAGCTTTTCTTTTTACAGTAATACCACCTTTCTTGATCGCGTACAGAAGTGAAG GTTTTTGGATCAAACAAGCATACTACAGAGAGCAACCTGATGTGAAGTTCAAACATCAGATCCTTCTCATCCTCCAAACTGATTCACAAACTAGTTATATTACTTGGAGTACATACCTCAACTTTAATCTTCTTGAACAAGCAAACCTTCGGATACCTCTTGTCAAG TCGAGAGAAGAAGACTCAAACAGAGATGGAAagaatgataaatttattttctctattgaGGTACCTGTTCTTGATTCTGAGAAAGTACATGGAGCTCAACTCATTTTCATATTTGACTACAGATTATAT AGATTCAGTGATGTTAGAATGGAAGCCATGGCATATGTCAGTCATACCTCAGCCATAGCTGGTGCTGAGCTGAATATGGATGGGGATCTTCATCTCAGACTTAAACAGCCTCTAGCCCACAAGGGATATGACACAAGATATGAT gtTCCCATTATTGACTCAACCAGTGTATTTGCTGAAGACTATACGTTTAGCAAGATATTTGCCTCCTATCAacagagaaata TTTCCACACGTTTTGAGTGTGACTACCCAATATGGTTGACAGGAAGGGGAGCAGGCCAGCCTTTTACCATCAAGGGAACCATTTACTACCCAGAAGAGACCATTGTATAT ATTCCAGGTTTCTGGCAGGTCATCAAGTACGGTTGGATTCAATACCTCTCGGTTTTGTTCCTCTTCATATTTCTGATGGAGCGTGTCAAGGCATTCGTCTTTGAGAACCAGATCGTCAACACCATCGTGCAGCATCCTGTCCCTCTGACTTACAAGAATCACTTCACGTGA